A region from the Ptychodera flava strain L36383 chromosome 10, AS_Pfla_20210202, whole genome shotgun sequence genome encodes:
- the LOC139141430 gene encoding late histone H1-like, whose product MAETAPAKKPKAAPTHPKTIDMVVEAIKSLKDKKGSSVQAIKAYITSHYPTVSESHLTSSLRRALKSGLESGVLVRPKGSTATGVTGRLRVGKLPEKPKKKKPAKKAAPKKKPAKKPKDKKPKEKKVTKTKKAKSTPKKTAKKTPKKDSKPKKPAKKATKKPVKKATKKPVAKKTPKKTSKPKKPKTKAEKK is encoded by the coding sequence ATGGCAGAAACCGCTCCAGCTAAGAAACCCAAGGCAGCTCCTACCCATCCAAAGACCATCGACATGGTTGTTGAGGCCATCAAGTCTTTGAAAGACAAGAAAGGTAGCTCCGTCCAGGCCATCAAAGCCTACATCACTTCTCACTATCCCACTGTAAGCGAGTCTCACCTGACCTCCAGCCTTCGCCGTGCTCTCAAGTCCGGGCTTGAATCCGGTGTCCTGGTTCGTCCGAAGGGGTCAACGGCCACCGGTGTCACCGGCCGTCTTCGCGTCGGCAAGCTGCCCGAGAAACCAAAGAAGAAGAAGCCGGCCAAGAAAGCTGCTCCAAAGAAGAAGCCAGCTAAGAAACCCAAAGACAAGAAGccgaaagagaagaaagtgaCCAAGACGAAAAAGGCTAAATCCACTCCCAAGAAAACCGCCAAGAAAACTCCGAAGAAGGACAGCAAGCCAAAGAAGCCAGCCAAGAAGGCGACAAAGAAACCAGTCAAGAAAGCAACAAAGAAACCTGTGGCCAAAAAGACACCAAAGAAGACATCCAAACCGAAGAAACCCAAGACAAAGGCTGAGAAGAAATAA